Genomic window (Chloroflexota bacterium):
ACCTGGCCCCGGTTGGCGTTGCTCACTTCGATGTAGTAGCCGAAGACCCGGTTGTACCCCACCTTCAGCGACTTGATGCCCGTCTTCTCCCGCTCCTGCCGCTCCAGGTTCGCCAGGTACGACTTCGCATTCCGCGAAGCCTCCCGCAAATGGTCCAGCTCTTCGTTGAACCCCGGCTTGATCACATCGCCGTCCGCCACCATAGCCGGCGGCTCCTCCACGATGGCCGCCTTCACCAGGTCAACCGCCTCCTGGCACGGCCTCAGCCTCGCGCGCAAGCCCTCCACCGCCGTCGGCGGCTCCTGCCCGAAGACCTCCCGCAGCTCCGGCAACAGCTCCAGCCCGCGACGGAGCGCCACCGCTTCCCTCGGCGTCGCGATCCCCGCTCGCGCCCGGTTCACCAGCCGCTCCAGGTCAGAGATGCGCCCGACGGTAGCGATGGCCTTCGCCCGGGGCGTCGCATGCTCCACCAGCCACTGCGCCACATCCAGCCGCTCCTCGATCGCCCGCCGGTCCAAGAGCGGCTGGCTCAGCCACCGGCGCAGAAGCCGCCCGCCCATCGCCGTCTTTGTCAGGTCCAGCACGCTCAACAGCGAATGCTGCGCCGCTCCCCATCTGCCGCCCTGCGTCAGCTCCAAGTTCCGGCGCGTCTGCGGGTCCAGCGCCATATAGGCCGAAGCCGAATAGGTGGAGAGCGCTGTCACCTGCGCCAGAGACGTCTTTTGCATCTCCGTCAGGTACGCCAGGATGCCTCCGGCCGCCCGCGCCGCCAGGGGCAGGTCGGCGCACCCATAGGCCTCCAGCGTCGTCACGCCGAAGTGCCTCAGCAGCCGCTCCGTGGCGTCTTCCAGGTAAAAGTCCTGCGCCTCCCTGGCCGTCCGCGTCACTTCGATCTTCAGCTCGGGAATCGTCGTTCCCTTGGGCAGCAGCAGCTCCGCAGGCGTAAGCCGCTCCAGCTCCGTTGCAAGCTGCTCCAGGGGCAGCTGCGTCACCGCGAACTCGCTGGTGGTGATATCCACGTAGGCCACGCCCGCCAGCCCGCCCTCCACAACCACTGAGACCAGGTAGTTGTTCGCCTTCTGCTCCAGCAGATTCGGCTCCACCACCGTCCCCGGCGTCACCACCCGCACCACCTCCCGCTCCACCAGTCCCTTGGACTCCTCGGGGTCCGTCGTCTGCTCGCAGATCGCCACCTTGTGCCCCTTCGCCAGGAGCCTTCCAAGGTAGTTGTCCAGCGCATGCGCCGGGATGCCCGCCATCGGCACCCGCTGCCCCTTCCCCATCTCCCGCCCCGTCAGTGCGATGCTCAGCGCGCTCGCCGCAACCCGCGCGTCGTCGTCGAACGTCTCGTAGAAATCGCCCAAGCGGAAGAGCAGCAGCACATCGGGAAACTGCCGCTTGATGCGGAGGTATTGCTGGCGCAGTGGCGTGATGGACATTGGGCCTGCCATTGTACCCGACCGCACAGCCTCTAGCCCGGTTCGACTTTGCGTGGATAAACCCTCTTAACTCTTCCCACCTACTAATCTGTGTTCATCTGTGTAATCTGTGGATAAATCCTCTTCCCCGGAACCCTGCTCCTCGCTCCCTGAACCTATCCTCCCCCTTCACTTCCTCTCCTCCCTCTTGCTCCAGACCTCCGGCACCTTCGCCCGCCACAGGTCGCACCGCACGCATCGCCGCGCCTCCGCGATCGCCTCCTCCTTCGTATACCCCTGCTCCACCAGCGCGAAGCTCCTCTTCCTGGCGCGCAGGTCCACGAGCGGCATCGCCACCACCGGCTTCCCCTGCTCCGCCAGATGCGCCGGCATCGTCATCTCGCTCCCCGGCGCGAGCGCGAACGACTCGCTGATATCGCCATCTCCCCCCAGGAACTTGTCTATCGCGATGGCCGCCTTTTTCCCTTGCGCCATCGCCTCCACGATGCTGTCCGGCCCGGTCACCGCATCCCCTGCGGCAAAGAGCCCTCGGCGCGCCGTCATCTGCGTCTCCTTGTCCACGCCGATGCCCCCGCGAGATGTGGTCGTAACTCCCCACTGCTGGGGAATGCCTGTCTCTTCCCCGGCGGCCACGAGCACAAGCTCCGCCGGAGGCGCATCCTTCAACAGCGTCTTCTCGATGAATCGCACGCCCTCTTCCTCCGCCGCCGCTATCTCGAAGTCGTAGGCCTGCGCCGCGACTCGCTCCCCCTCGAAGACGATGCGCACATCCTTCCCCCCCAGGCGAACGGCGCACCTCGCGGCGTCCACCGCCACGTTGTTCCCGCCGATGACCACAACGCGATCGCCCACCCTCGGCGCGCGACCCGCGTTCACCTCTCGGAGGAACTCCGAGGCCGCCCGCGCCTTCTCCAGGCCGGGGATCGCCTTCGCAACCGTCTGTCCCACCGCGATCAGCGCCGCATCGTACTGCTGCAGCAGCGCCTCCACATCCCTTACCCGCGTGCCCAACCTCACCTCAACCCGCACCGCAGTGATCCCTTCGATCTCCTTGCGCAGCGCATCGCGCGGCGCCTTGTACTCCGGCAAGCCGTAGCGCAGCTGCCCGCCAAGCTCCGGCATCGCTTCATAGAGCGTCACGCTATGCCCGCGCCGGCGCGCCAGATAGTAGGCCGCCGTCAGGCCCGCAGGGCCCCCGCCGATGATGGCGACTCTCTTGCCCGTCGCCTTCGCAATCTTTCCAACGTTCCTGTCTTCCTGGTCCCCAAGTTCCTTCCCATGCTCATACGCCGCTCGCTTGATGGCATTGATCGCCACCGGCTGCTCCATGATGCCCCGGCGGCACCACGGCTCGCAGGGGCGGTAGCAGATGAGCCCGCAAGCCACGGGCAAGGGGATGGACTCGCGCACCACGGCCTCCGCCTCGGCGAACCTCCCCTCCTCCACGTACCCGATGTAGCGCGGCACGTCTATCTCCGCCGGGCAGGCGATCACGCACGGCGCAACGAGTCTCTTGTGCGCATCTGATGTCATAATAGCCCGTCATCATACCCTGCGGCGGGCGCGAAGCGCATGGTGCCGCCTGTGGTAAAATCTCCCCGATATCTGTCGAGGGGGAATGCGCCATGTCGAAAGCAACGATGCTCGGCCCGGTTGAGCTCTATGAACAGGCCGTCCGCAATACCAGAAGGGTCTTCGCCGCCGTCAAGCCCGACCAGTTGGAGAACGCGACCCCCTGCGAAAAGTGGAACGTCCGCGAGCTGATGCAGCACATCGCCGGCGGCGTCGCCATGACCGCTCACTCCTTCGATGTGAGCCACCTCACCAACGCTGAGCATCAGGCCGCCAAGGCCGGCGTTTCCCTCGCCCAGTACGATGCCGCCATGCATCGCGCCCTCGCCGCCGTCTCCAAGCCCGGCGCCATGGACAAGAGGGTCCGCACTCCCATGGGCGAGATGCCCGGCGGCAACTTCCTCATGGTCCTCTTCATGGACAACCTCACCCACGGCTGGGACCTCGCCAAGGCCACGGGACAGGACACGAACCTGCCTGCTGACCTGGTGGACGCCTGCTACGAGAACTTCGCCCCCGGCTTCGCCGATCTCTCCAAGTCCGGCGCCTTCAAGCCCCCCATCTTTGTTTCTCCCACAGCCTCCAAACAGGCCAAGCTCCTCGCCGGCCTCGGCCGCAACCCGTAAAAAAGGCGGCCACTCGTGGCCGCCTACACTGTTACCTTATCGGAGACTCCGTACCTTCGGAGAGCCTTCCGTAAACTTCCGGGAAGCGAAGGGTCTACAAGCCCTACGCCTTCTTGATCTGCGCCGCGAACCGCTTCGCCTTCGTGAACGGCTGCAGCTTCCCTGGCGTCGCCTTGTTCAGCACATCCGTCACCACTGTGTGGTGCGGCAGGCGCACCAGCGCCGTCCCCGCCTGCGCGCGGCCGTTCACGTGCGCCTTCGCCTCGATCGTGCCCAGCGTCGCCGCGCTGATCATCACCCTGTCGCCGCTCGCGATGCCCAGGTGGCGCGCATCGGAGGCGTTCAGCTCCACCCAACTCTCATGCTTCAGCTCAACCGTCCCCGCGACCTCGCGGAAGATGGACAGCATCGCCGTCATGCCCTGCGCTTGCGCGTGGGCGGGAAGCGCCATCGGCTGGAAGCGCCCAAGCCCGCCGAGAAATCGGTCGGCGTGAAGGATCGGCGTGCCGGGGTCCCCTGCCCCTCGGCAGGGCCACTGCACCGTCGAGCTCTCCAGGCGCTGGTAGTCCACGCCCGCATAGGTCGGGGCCAGCTTGGAGATCTCCGCCATGATCTCCCCAGGGTCCGCGTAGTCGAAGCCGCGCGCGCCCAGCTTCCGGGCGACCATTGAAAGGGCCTGCCAGCCCTCTTTCGACTCGCCGACGGGCTTGATCGCCCGCCGGACGCGCTGGATGCGGCGCTCAAGGCTCGTATACGTGCCGTCGCGCTCCGCGAAGGAGGCCATCGGCAGGACCACGTTCGCATGTCCCCCCATGCCAGTGATGAAGGTGTCTTGCACCGCAAGGAATTCGAGTTTAGATAGCGCCGCGCCCAGTTCGCCATCGGCATTGAGCGCCGTCGAGGCGTTTTCGCTTATCGCCACCAAGGCCTTGATCTTCCCCTGGCGGATGCCGTTCAGGATCTGGCGATAGCCCAGGCCCGGCCTGTTCGGGACGCGCTCGCCCCACAGATCCCGCGCCTTCAGCCACGCGCCCGCCGCCTCGATGTGCAGGCCGCCCGGCAGCATGTCCGGCAGACAGCCCATATCGGCCACGCCCTGGCTGTTGCTTTCGCCCAGCATCGGATAGAGCCCGGCGCCCCGCTTGCCGATGTTGCCCGTCAGCATCGCCAGGTTAGCCAGCGCCGCGCCCATCTCCGGCGAATCGCCCGCAAGCGCGCCGCCCAGGATGAAAGCCCCGGGCTTGCGCGAGGAGACCAGCCGGACGACCTGCTCCAGCCGCGCCTTCGCGATGCCCGACGCCTGCTCCGCCGCCTCCAGCGTGAAGGCCTTAAGCGACTCCTGCAGCTCGGCAAGCTGGAGCGTGCGGTCGGCGATGAACTGCTTGTCCTGGAGCCCTTGGGCCAGGATGGCGTTCACGATCGCACCCAGGACGGCGACTTCGCTTCCCGGCTTGCAGACCAGCTTCTCCGTGGCCTGGAGGCCGAGCTCCGTATCCCGCGGGTCCAGCACGATGAGGTGCGCCCCCCTGCGGACGGCCTCCTTCACCTGCTGCGCCGCCACAGGATGTTCGAACGTCAGATCAGCATCAACGACTAAGATGAGTTTGGAATCGCGCAGATCCCAGATAGGGTTCGTCGCCGCGCTCGTGCCGAAGGCATTCTCGATCCCCGCCAGCGCCTGGCGCGGGAAGAGCGGGTCAACGGAGTCAATGTTGGATGTGCCGATGACCGCCCGGGCGAACTTCTGCAGGACAAAGTTATCCTCGTTCGTCGCCTTGGGGGAGGCTAGGAAGGCCACTTCATCGGGCTTATAGCGCCGCAACTGGGCCGCGATCATCTCGATGGCGCTCTCCCAGGTCGTCTCGCTCAGCTGGCCGCCCTGGCGCACCATCGGCTTCGTCACGCGGTCCTTGCTGTAGACCCACTTGTAGCCGAACTTGCCCTGGACGCACTCCGCGCCGTGGCTCCCTTCCCCTTCGATATCGTGGGTGACGCGGATGAGCTTCTCTTTCTTCACATTGAGGTTGAGGGAGCAGCCGACGCTGCAGCTGGAGCAGGCCGAGGTCACATAGTTGTCCGCCGCGCCTGCCCACTTGCTGTCCTTCTCCGTGATGGCGCCCACAGGGCAGACATCCACGCAGACGCCGCAGTAGGTGCATCCCGAATCGGCCAGCGTGCCGCCCAGGGAGGAGACGACCACCACATCGTTGCCGCGCTTCTGGAAGGTGATGGCGTTGGCCCCCTCCACCTCGGCGCAGGCCCGCACGCACTTCCCGCAAACGATGCACAGGTTCATATCGTGGTCAATAAACGGGTTCCGCGTCTCCAGAGGGATGTTGCGGTACTTATAGGGCAGCGGGACCTCGTTCACCTTCACGTAGTAGACCACGTCCTGCAGCTCGCACCGCTCGTTCTGGGGGCAGACCACGCAGCGGTCAATGACGCTCACGTTGCGAAGGCAGACGTCCTTGGGGCCGCAGTGCTCCGTGCGCCAGCAGGTGAGGCAGCCGTGGGGGTGGTTCGCCAGGGTCAGGCCCAGGATATCGCGCCGCACATCCTCGATGGCCGTGGAGTTCGTCTTGATCTCCATCCCCTCCATCACGGAGGTATGGCAGGAGGCGGGCAGGCCGCGCATGTTGCTCACTTCCACCACGCACATGCGGCAGGCGCCGTAGGGCTTCAAGATGGGATGCCAGCAGAGATAGGGGACGTAGACGCCCGCATCCCGCGCGGCCTCGATGATCATCTGGCCCTTCTTGGCCATGACCTCTACGCCGTCTATCTTGATCTTCACCCGGTCGCTTGGGGGCTGCGTCGTCATACGCTTCTCTCTACCACCCCTTCCATCTCAGGGAAGGGGCCGGGGGTTAGGTCGCCGTCACTTGGCCGCCGCGTCAAACTCCGCTTTGAAATAGCGATAGCCCGATTTGATGGGGTTGTCCGCCAGCTGGCCGTGGGCGCACAGCGACGACTTCATCGTGTCGCCGATCACCATGGCCGCCGCCAGCTCCTTCTTGGTCCCCTTGCGGTGGGCCAGCCGCTCCAGCACATCCGCCACCTGGCGCGTCCCCGTCCGGCACGGGAAGCACTTTCCGCAAGACTCCTCAGCGTTGAACTCCGCCAGCGTGGCCGTCAGCTCCACCACGGAGACCGTCTCATCCCCGACGATGATGCCGCCGGAGCCGAACATCGCGCCGGCCGCCACCATGCCGTCGAAGTCTATCTGCATATCGAGCGCCGAGGCGGGCAGGAAGCCGCCGAGGGGCCCGCCCGTCTGGAGGAACTTCAGCTTTTTGCCGTCCGGCACGCCGCCGCCCACCTGCTCGATCACCTGGCGCAGGGTGAGGCCGAAGGGCACTTCGTAGAGGCCGGGCCGCGCGATGTGCCCGGAGAGGCAGACCAGCGCCGTCCCCTTGCTCTTGGCCGTGCCGATGCCCGCGAACCAATCGCCGCCCTTCAGCACGATATCGGGCGCGTAGGAATAGGTCTTCACGTTGTTGATGTTCGTCGGCTTCTGCCAGAGGCCCGCCGCCGCCGGGAAGGGCGGCTTGTAGCGCGGCATGGCGCGCTTCCCTTCGATGGCCTCCATCAGCGCCGTCTCTTCGCCCGCCACATACGATTCGCCGGTGAAGGCCAGTTCAATATCGAAGTCGAAGCCGGAGCCGAGAATGTTCTTCCCCAGGAGGCCCAGCTTGTGGCACTCTTCGATGGCGTGCTGGATGCGCGCGATGGGCAGGTCCCACCCGACGCGGATGAAGACGAAGCCCTTGCCGCCGCCGGCCTTGCAGGCATAGCCGCCCAGGATGATGCCCTCCAGCACGCGGTGCGGGTCGCTCTCCAGGAGGTGCTTATCGTTGAAGGCGCCGGAATCGCCCTCCTCGCCGTTGCAGAGGAGGTATTTTGGCGAGACGTTGGACGTGGCCAGGAAGCGCCACTTGGTGCCCGCGGGGAAGGCCGCGCCGCCGCGCCCGCGCAGGTTCGATTTCTCGATCTGCGCCAGGACGTCGTCCGCCTTCATCTGGGTCAGCGCCTTGTGCAGCGCCGCGTAGCCGCCCCTGGCGATGTAGTGCCAGATATTCGTGGGGTCAATGATGCCGCAGTTCGCCGTCGCCACCCGGTTCTGGAGTTTGAACTCGGGGCGCTCGAAGAGGCTCTGGAGGCCCGTGCCTTCGAGCTTGCCCAACGCGCCGAAGACCATATCCTGGGGCGTCTGGCCCCCGGCGATGTAGTCCGCGATGCGGGAGGCGTTCTGCGGCGTGACGTTCCGGAAGAAGATGCGGGGCTGGCCCGGCTTGATCACGCTCACCAGCACCTCGGCATAATCGGGGCCAAGGCCGCCGGTGATATGGAAATCGCAGGCGGCGCCCTTGGAGTGGGTGAGCCGCTTCAGCGCCTCCAGCACATGGGGCGCGCCCGCCGCCTGGCCGTGGATGCCATAGCCGATGAAGACCTGCGGGCGCGTGGGGCTTTCCACGGCCTGCCAGGCCGCGTCCGCCTTCTGCTTCAGCGCCGCGTAGCTCTCAGCCATCCTATGCCCCTGCCTTGCCGTTCTTCATCTTGTCCAGCTGCTCTTTCAGCTTCTCCTTGGTGAGCCGACCCATGAGCCTCCCATCGAACTTGCCCACGGGGGCCAGGGCGCACGCGCCGCCGCATTCGAGGCCGCGCAGAGTGTAGTGCTTATCGGCCGATGTGGTCCCGAACTTCGTCCCAGCGAACTCCTCGGCCTGCTTCATGAGGGCCTTGGAGTGGAAGAGCTCGCAGGAGGGGCCCCAGCAGAGCTCGATCTGGTGCTTGCCGGGCGGCTCGAAGCGGAACTGGGTATAGAAGGTGGCAACGCCGAAGACATCGTTCACCGAGGCGCCGGTGTATTCGGCGACGGCGGCGATGGACTCCTTCGGCAGGTAGCCCAAGGCCTCTTGCACCCAGATGAGCGACGAAAGGACGGTGACCGTCCGGCCGATCCTTTTCTGGCCGTCCAGTATTTCCTTATATTTGGCGTCCATATCTTTTGAACGGCCTGCCCGCAAGGGCGATTGTGAACTTTCGCACGAACGCGGGAATGCTAGCACAAACCCCCCGTCCGTTCAAGGAGCGCAAAGGCTGATAATGAAGGGAGGCCTGTCACGTCTGCGCTGTGTAAGCAACCAGCCATGCCACTAACGAAGAGCTAGTAACCCCTACTACAAATCCCAAAAGAAAATCGAAGCCCTTCTCTATCTTCCATCGAAGCCACTGTTTCTCAAAAAAGCTTGCCTTTGTCACGTCAACCTCTAGGGAAGCTTGAAGAAAATCGTCCGGGATATCTAATTCTTCCCTGGTTGGCGGATTCAAATATATCTCGTTGACCTGCGAATTCTCGAGCACACCTTGAAACGCCCATAGCTTAATGGCTTTCCCACGGTGTCTTACGACTACAGCATCACCTCTGGCCCTTAACCCCAGTTGTTCACGTGACTTCTGAGTCAACAAGCATCTGTTGGTGACATCAAACGAGAGTGCTTTCGGAAATTTCTGCACCTTGATCCGCATGCCTCTCCTTGCTAGGGGAACAATAGCTATTTGGAAGCATATCACCCAAAACAACAACCTTGTTATGAGGTTCCCAACGGAGTCCGACCCCTGATGATAGTTGACACTCTTCGCTATCATATAGTATACATTATCTCGTAATGCCTACACCACGAAACGTTATGCAGAAAGGCCCCGGAACGGACGGCCGCGCCGAAAGCATGCCGGCGCTCCGCCCCCGCTCCGCGATGCACCTCGTGGCACAGGCGTGGACACAAGGGAGGATCGTACGATCTGAGACCTCCGCACTCACAGGCGGGCGTGACCGGCTGACGTCAGTCGCCGAGGGCACGGTGGGGAAAGCGCGAGACCGCTATCGCGCCGCCCTCTCCCGGCTCCGCCGGGACGTTCAACGCTCGCACCTTTGTTGGACGCGTTCATCCATGGAACAACCGTCGGGCCCTCTGCATAACACCCCTCCCCACCGCATCCCGCCCCAGGAGGAACTCGCACCTCGGTGCCGCTGAAGATGGGCGTGTCGCGAAGACTTGCCGCGCCCCTACGCAACTGAAACCGCCCTCCCCTCCCGCCCTCCGGGAACCCGGTGGCCGGTGCTACAATCCCACCGAGGGACCATGGACTGGCACGCCTTCCGCTACACGATCCCTTTTTATATCGGCGTCGCGCTGCTCCTTATCCTGGGCGCGACGGCCTGGCGCTACCGTCCCGCGCCCACGGCAACGCTGACGGCGCTGCTGGTCTGGGGCATCGGCACGTGGTCCATCCCCTACGCCCTGGGGTTGGGCAGCACGGACCTTGACCTGAAGACGTGGCTCTCCAAGACGGAGTATCTCTCCATCACCTTCGTCTCGCTAATCTGGTTCGCGCTCGCGGTGGCCTACAGCGGCCATGACGAGTGGATCACCCGCAAACGCATCGCCCTCTTCAGCATCGTGCCGCTCATCACCCTCGTCCTCGTCTTCACCAACGAACTGCACCACCTTATCTGGGAGCATATCTCCCTGGAGCCGAGCGGGCCATTCCTCCTCTGGAAGGCCGATTACGGCGCCGTCTTTTGGGTCTACGCCGCTTACGCCTACGGGCTGGCGCTGACGGGCATCTTTCTCCTCTTGCGCTCCATGGTCGGGGCCACGAGGCTTTTCCAGATCCAGGCCGCATCGCTCATCGGCACTGCGCTGATCCCGCTCTTCGGCAACCTGCTCTACGTCTCGGGACTCACGCCGTTCCCCAGGTATCTCATCTCGCTCACGTTCCTCTTCGCAGGCATGGGGTTAGTCTGGCTCCTCTTTCGCTCCCAGTTCGTAACGCTGCTGCCCATCGCCAGGACGTGGGTGCTGGACACCATGGCCGACGGCGTGCTGGTGCTGGACGAGCGCGACCGCATCGTGGACACGAACCCGGCGGCGCGGCGGCTGGCAGACTGGGAGTCGCGGCCGCTCATCGGGCGGCCCGTGCAAGAGGCCTTCGCGGGCCTTCTGCCTGCGCGTCCCGAATGGGAGAGGCAGCCTGTGCAGGAAATCGTCCTCACCAAAGAGGGAAGAGCGACGGTCTTAGAGATGCGCAGCTCGCCTGTGTACGACGCGAAGAGCCAGCCCAGGGGACGCGTGGTGATCCTGCGCGATATCACGGTACGCAAAGAGGCGGAACGGGTCCTGCAGCGCGGCAGGGACGAGCTGGAACGCCTGGTGGAGGAGCGGACAGGAGAGCTGAAGGCGGCGGCGAGCGAGCTCCAGGAATCGCGGTACCGCCTGGTGAATACGCAGGAGCAGGTGCGGAAAGAGGTGGCCCAACAGCTTCACGGGCCGGTGCAAAACCGCCTGCTGGTGGTCCGGCACCAGCTGAACGACGCGCTGGAGGCATTGAAGGAGCGAAAGCCGGGAGCGACGGAGTCAGTGGAAAAGTCCCTGGCGCTTCTGGAGGAGATCGTCTCGCGGGAGCTCCGAGCGGCGATGCAGCGGCTGCACCCTTCGCTCATCAGGATCAACCTGCATGCGGCGCTGGATGAGCTGGCGAAGCGGTTCGAGCCGAAGGTGACCGTCACGGTGCGGGCGGAAGGGTCGCCGGCAACGCCGGAGCGACTCTGGCGGGACGGCCTGCCGGAGCAGCTGCGCCTGGCGATCTACCGGGTGACGGAGGAGGCGCTGACGAACGTGCTGAAGCATTCGGGGGCGGCCACGGCGGAGGTTGTCCTGGGCCAGCCGACGGCGGAGACGATCAGCGTGACGATCAGGGACGACGGCAAGGGCTTCAACGCGGTCACGATGAAGGCCGGCTACGGGAGTCAGGCGATGCAGGACTATTCGCGTGCCGAGGGCGGCTCCGTGACGTTCACGAGCAGGCCGGGCAAAGGAACAGCCGTCATCGCGACGTTCCCGACGCCCCGCCCGGCGGCGGCAAGCCCCCAGGCCGCGCAACCCGCCCAGGACCATGCGGCGAGGGAAGCGGCGAACGGCCAGAAGACGCTCCTGGTGGTGGACGACCAGCCGGATTTCTGCGCCTATGTGCTGGAGATGCTCAAGCCCTATACCGATGTGCGCATCGCCGGGGTGGGCCATGACGGCGACGAGGCCGTGCGCCTGGCGGCGAAGCACCACCCGGAC
Coding sequences:
- the mutS gene encoding DNA mismatch repair protein MutS — its product is MSITPLRQQYLRIKRQFPDVLLLFRLGDFYETFDDDARVAASALSIALTGREMGKGQRVPMAGIPAHALDNYLGRLLAKGHKVAICEQTTDPEESKGLVEREVVRVVTPGTVVEPNLLEQKANNYLVSVVVEGGLAGVAYVDITTSEFAVTQLPLEQLATELERLTPAELLLPKGTTIPELKIEVTRTAREAQDFYLEDATERLLRHFGVTTLEAYGCADLPLAARAAGGILAYLTEMQKTSLAQVTALSTYSASAYMALDPQTRRNLELTQGGRWGAAQHSLLSVLDLTKTAMGGRLLRRWLSQPLLDRRAIEERLDVAQWLVEHATPRAKAIATVGRISDLERLVNRARAGIATPREAVALRRGLELLPELREVFGQEPPTAVEGLRARLRPCQEAVDLVKAAIVEEPPAMVADGDVIKPGFNEELDHLREASRNAKSYLANLERQEREKTGIKSLKVGYNRVFGYYIEVSNANRGQVPESYVRKQTLVGGERYITPELKEYESLILNAQERMLEIESALFKQVLRQLAGYGDAILGTAAAVAETDVFAAFAETAARGNYTRPVLTEGDELRIVNGRHPIVERSIPLGEFVPNDTELSGKESQVVILTGPNMGGKSTYLRQVGLIVLLAQMGSFVPADSVRMGIADRVFTRVGLQDDLATGQSTFMVEMVETAHILNNATPRSLIILDEIGRGTSTYDGLSIARAVAEFIHNHPRLGAKTLFATHYHELTELAQVLPRVKNYHVAVSEEGGKVAFLHKIVPGAADRSYGVHVAQLAGMPKPVIARAQEVLTTLESEKAGRPRRMRAEAPQVQVQMRLFAQQSKTLEELRRLDVSGMTPLEAITKLYELQERAKAGGGA
- a CDS encoding FAD-dependent oxidoreductase, coding for MTSDAHKRLVAPCVIACPAEIDVPRYIGYVEEGRFAEAEAVVRESIPLPVACGLICYRPCEPWCRRGIMEQPVAINAIKRAAYEHGKELGDQEDRNVGKIAKATGKRVAIIGGGPAGLTAAYYLARRRGHSVTLYEAMPELGGQLRYGLPEYKAPRDALRKEIEGITAVRVEVRLGTRVRDVEALLQQYDAALIAVGQTVAKAIPGLEKARAASEFLREVNAGRAPRVGDRVVVIGGNNVAVDAARCAVRLGGKDVRIVFEGERVAAQAYDFEIAAAEEEGVRFIEKTLLKDAPPAELVLVAAGEETGIPQQWGVTTTSRGGIGVDKETQMTARRGLFAAGDAVTGPDSIVEAMAQGKKAAIAIDKFLGGDGDISESFALAPGSEMTMPAHLAEQGKPVVAMPLVDLRARKRSFALVEQGYTKEEAIAEARRCVRCDLWRAKVPEVWSKREERK
- a CDS encoding TIGR03086 family protein; translated protein: MSKATMLGPVELYEQAVRNTRRVFAAVKPDQLENATPCEKWNVRELMQHIAGGVAMTAHSFDVSHLTNAEHQAAKAGVSLAQYDAAMHRALAAVSKPGAMDKRVRTPMGEMPGGNFLMVLFMDNLTHGWDLAKATGQDTNLPADLVDACYENFAPGFADLSKSGAFKPPIFVSPTASKQAKLLAGLGRNP
- a CDS encoding 4Fe-4S dicluster domain-containing protein, whose product is MTTQPPSDRVKIKIDGVEVMAKKGQMIIEAARDAGVYVPYLCWHPILKPYGACRMCVVEVSNMRGLPASCHTSVMEGMEIKTNSTAIEDVRRDILGLTLANHPHGCLTCWRTEHCGPKDVCLRNVSVIDRCVVCPQNERCELQDVVYYVKVNEVPLPYKYRNIPLETRNPFIDHDMNLCIVCGKCVRACAEVEGANAITFQKRGNDVVVVSSLGGTLADSGCTYCGVCVDVCPVGAITEKDSKWAGAADNYVTSACSSCSVGCSLNLNVKKEKLIRVTHDIEGEGSHGAECVQGKFGYKWVYSKDRVTKPMVRQGGQLSETTWESAIEMIAAQLRRYKPDEVAFLASPKATNEDNFVLQKFARAVIGTSNIDSVDPLFPRQALAGIENAFGTSAATNPIWDLRDSKLILVVDADLTFEHPVAAQQVKEAVRRGAHLIVLDPRDTELGLQATEKLVCKPGSEVAVLGAIVNAILAQGLQDKQFIADRTLQLAELQESLKAFTLEAAEQASGIAKARLEQVVRLVSSRKPGAFILGGALAGDSPEMGAALANLAMLTGNIGKRGAGLYPMLGESNSQGVADMGCLPDMLPGGLHIEAAGAWLKARDLWGERVPNRPGLGYRQILNGIRQGKIKALVAISENASTALNADGELGAALSKLEFLAVQDTFITGMGGHANVVLPMASFAERDGTYTSLERRIQRVRRAIKPVGESKEGWQALSMVARKLGARGFDYADPGEIMAEISKLAPTYAGVDYQRLESSTVQWPCRGAGDPGTPILHADRFLGGLGRFQPMALPAHAQAQGMTAMLSIFREVAGTVELKHESWVELNASDARHLGIASGDRVMISAATLGTIEAKAHVNGRAQAGTALVRLPHHTVVTDVLNKATPGKLQPFTKAKRFAAQIKKA
- a CDS encoding NADH-quinone oxidoreductase subunit F — translated: MAESYAALKQKADAAWQAVESPTRPQVFIGYGIHGQAAGAPHVLEALKRLTHSKGAACDFHITGGLGPDYAEVLVSVIKPGQPRIFFRNVTPQNASRIADYIAGGQTPQDMVFGALGKLEGTGLQSLFERPEFKLQNRVATANCGIIDPTNIWHYIARGGYAALHKALTQMKADDVLAQIEKSNLRGRGGAAFPAGTKWRFLATSNVSPKYLLCNGEEGDSGAFNDKHLLESDPHRVLEGIILGGYACKAGGGKGFVFIRVGWDLPIARIQHAIEECHKLGLLGKNILGSGFDFDIELAFTGESYVAGEETALMEAIEGKRAMPRYKPPFPAAAGLWQKPTNINNVKTYSYAPDIVLKGGDWFAGIGTAKSKGTALVCLSGHIARPGLYEVPFGLTLRQVIEQVGGGVPDGKKLKFLQTGGPLGGFLPASALDMQIDFDGMVAAGAMFGSGGIIVGDETVSVVELTATLAEFNAEESCGKCFPCRTGTRQVADVLERLAHRKGTKKELAAAMVIGDTMKSSLCAHGQLADNPIKSGYRYFKAEFDAAAK
- a CDS encoding response regulator, with protein sequence MDWHAFRYTIPFYIGVALLLILGATAWRYRPAPTATLTALLVWGIGTWSIPYALGLGSTDLDLKTWLSKTEYLSITFVSLIWFALAVAYSGHDEWITRKRIALFSIVPLITLVLVFTNELHHLIWEHISLEPSGPFLLWKADYGAVFWVYAAYAYGLALTGIFLLLRSMVGATRLFQIQAASLIGTALIPLFGNLLYVSGLTPFPRYLISLTFLFAGMGLVWLLFRSQFVTLLPIARTWVLDTMADGVLVLDERDRIVDTNPAARRLADWESRPLIGRPVQEAFAGLLPARPEWERQPVQEIVLTKEGRATVLEMRSSPVYDAKSQPRGRVVILRDITVRKEAERVLQRGRDELERLVEERTGELKAAASELQESRYRLVNTQEQVRKEVAQQLHGPVQNRLLVVRHQLNDALEALKERKPGATESVEKSLALLEEIVSRELRAAMQRLHPSLIRINLHAALDELAKRFEPKVTVTVRAEGSPATPERLWRDGLPEQLRLAIYRVTEEALTNVLKHSGAATAEVVLGQPTAETISVTIRDDGKGFNAVTMKAGYGSQAMQDYSRAEGGSVTFTSRPGKGTAVIATFPTPRPAAASPQAAQPAQDHAAREAANGQKTLLVVDDQPDFCAYVLEMLKPYTDVRIAGVGHDGDEAVRLAAKHHPDAVLMDVEMPRRDGISATREIRALHPETKVILMSAQHGEAFSRDALAAGATEFIAKRDISAARVRKAMGE